The DNA region TCCTCACTCAAGTTCTTCATTTCTCTAAAAAATATTTTAGCAGCCGGTCCCTGTGATTTAATATTTCTTATTAGCATATAAACAATTTCAAAAAGCTTTTCCTTGCAGCTCATTTTATCACCCAAAATTTGCCCTTGTGTATCCAATAAATGATTAATGTAGCCAAGATGTATATCCATTAACAGTTCTTCTTTACTAGAAAAATAATAATAAAAGGTTCCCTTTGTTACTCCAAGACCCTCAACGATATCCTGGATGGATGTTTCTGTGAAGCCCTTTTTTTCAAACAATCGGATACTTTGTTCAGTAATTTTATCTTTCACTGCTTGTGTCCTCGCAATCTGTAATATGTCTATTGAAAATTATAGCATATTCTTTTTTGCACCCTTTAGGACAATTTGTTAAATTTTCCGGACACATAACTACTTTTTAACTACTTCATCTCTTAATGCACGACGGAGGATTTTTCCTACACCGGTTTTAGGCAATTGCTCTCTAAATTCCACCTGACGCGGAACCTTATAGGCTGATAAATTCTGTTTGCAAAAGTTAATGATGTCCTCTTCTGTTGCTGATTTTTCAGCCTTTAAAACGACAAATGCCTTCACATCTTCTCCTCTGTAAGGGTCAGGTACACCAATAACAACCGCCTCTTGAACCGAAGGATGTTCATAAAGCACTTCTTCAATATCTCGCGGATAAACATTAAAGCCACTCGCAATAATCATATCTTTTTTACGGTCGACAATATAAAGAAACCCATCTTCGTCCACCTTTGCAATATCACCAGTAAACAGCCAGCCATCACGTAACGTATTCGCCGTTTCCTCTGGCATGTTCCAATAGCCCTTCATCACCTGTGGTCCTTTAATAATAACTTCTCCAAGCTCACCGACTGGTAGTTCCTGTGTTCCCGTTGCTAAATCGACAATTTTATATTCCGTGTTAGGGAATCCAATACCAACACTACCTGGCTTCCGCTCAGCGAATGGCGGATTACAGTGGGTGGTCGGTGAAGCTTCAGATAATCCGTATCCCTCTAAAATTTGTGAGCCCGTTTTTCCTTCGAACTCTCGAAGTAACTCAACAGGCATCGGTGCACTGCCGCTATTACATGATTTTATCGAGTTTATCCCATATTCTTCTGCACGAGGATGGCTATTAATCGCCACATACATTGTTGGAACTCCAGGGAAGATAGTTGGTTGCTCACTCTTTATCGTATTTAACACTTCTTCTAATTCAAACCTTGGCAGCATAATCGACTCTGCTGCTGTATAAATGGAAAGGTTCATACATGAAGTCATTCCGAACACATGGAATAGCGGAATGACTGTTAAACATCGTTCTTTTCCAATATCCATTTCCTCTTTAAAGAATTCATAGGACTGGATGACATTTGCTACTATATTACGATGAGTTAACATCGCGCCCTTCGACCTGCCTGTTGTACCGCCTGTATACTGTAGAACAGCGATATCATGCTCTGGTTCAATTGTTATCGGATTTACCTTTCCGTTGCCTTTTGCCAAGAAACTTTCAAAGCTAATATCCGGTGAGAAATCCTGTCCCGATGGCTGCAAGCTAACGACAATGATATTCTTCAAGCTAGTACTTGCTTGCACACTTTTCACTCTTTGATAAAGTGCATCAAACACGACAATCGTTTCTGCACCAGAGTCATTAAGTATATATTCAATTTCACGCTCTACTAACATCGGATTTAATTGGGTAACAATTGCTCCAGCGGAAAGTACTCCATAATATGCCATGACATATTGCGGACAGTTTGGAAGCATAATGGCTACTCTGTCACCCTTTTGCACTTGATTATTCTGCAGAGCAGAAGTAAATGCTTGCGAAATTCCAAATAATTGTTGATAGCTTACTTTATTTCCAAAAAAGGAAAGTGCGTTATTTGCAGGATATTTGGCAGTTGTTTCTTGAAGAATTTGTCCTAGATGTTTATCAGGTATGGCAATAGTACTTGCTATCGACTCTGGGTAATGTCTTAACCATGCTTTTTCATTCGTCATTGATTTTCCTCCTATTTATTTTAAAAAGTGAGTCCCCCACCATCAACTGAAAGGGTAGCACCCGTAATAAAAGAAGCCTCATCAGATGCTAAAAACAATATCGCATTTGCCACCTCGTCTGGTGTTCCAATTCTTCTAAGTGCATTGGCACGTGAAATAATCGGCCATTTGCGCTCATCCTGCCTCCAGCCTTCAATGATTTTCGTATCAATGACACCTGGAGCAATCGCATTGACCCGAATCTTGTTCTTCCCATATTCAAGTGCCGCATTTTGTGTTAGGAGCACCACACCTGCCTTTGATGCATTATAGGCAGCTTGATAATTCTTACCTTTTAATCCTAGTAAACTAGAAGTATTGATAATCGCTCCACCACCAGACTTGATTAATTCCGGAACGGCATACTTAATGCCTAGAAAAACACTTTTTAAATTAATGTCCATCACACGATCCCATTCTTCTTCCGGAAGATCTACGCTCTTTACTTCTGAATGGCCGATTCCAGCATTGTTTACCATGATGTGTAGGCTTCCAAAGGTGCTAGTAGTGATATTGATCAACTCTTTTATCTGATTAGAGTCTTTTACATCCGTTTTGATGA from Neobacillus sp. FSL H8-0543 includes:
- a CDS encoding glucose 1-dehydrogenase encodes the protein MRLINRVAIVTGGGSGIGRSTAIRFANEGAKVTIADIDSTGGEETLGLIKETGGEAIFIKTDVKDSNQIKELINITTSTFGSLHIMVNNAGIGHSEVKSVDLPEEEWDRVMDINLKSVFLGIKYAVPELIKSGGGAIINTSSLLGLKGKNYQAAYNASKAGVVLLTQNAALEYGKNKIRVNAIAPGVIDTKIIEGWRQDERKWPIISRANALRRIGTPDEVANAILFLASDEASFITGATLSVDGGGLTF
- a CDS encoding TetR/AcrR family transcriptional regulator; this translates as MKDKITEQSIRLFEKKGFTETSIQDIVEGLGVTKGTFYYYFSSKEELLMDIHLGYINHLLDTQGQILGDKMSCKEKLFEIVYMLIRNIKSQGPAAKIFFREMKNLSEERLSIIVPKRDQFRNNIENLLLDGIENGEFRTDLNAHIVTFGILGAANWSYQWFNPGGAATDREVAEIFVDMILDGIQVS
- a CDS encoding long-chain fatty acid--CoA ligase, with the protein product MTNEKAWLRHYPESIASTIAIPDKHLGQILQETTAKYPANNALSFFGNKVSYQQLFGISQAFTSALQNNQVQKGDRVAIMLPNCPQYVMAYYGVLSAGAIVTQLNPMLVEREIEYILNDSGAETIVVFDALYQRVKSVQASTSLKNIIVVSLQPSGQDFSPDISFESFLAKGNGKVNPITIEPEHDIAVLQYTGGTTGRSKGAMLTHRNIVANVIQSYEFFKEEMDIGKERCLTVIPLFHVFGMTSCMNLSIYTAAESIMLPRFELEEVLNTIKSEQPTIFPGVPTMYVAINSHPRAEEYGINSIKSCNSGSAPMPVELLREFEGKTGSQILEGYGLSEASPTTHCNPPFAERKPGSVGIGFPNTEYKIVDLATGTQELPVGELGEVIIKGPQVMKGYWNMPEETANTLRDGWLFTGDIAKVDEDGFLYIVDRKKDMIIASGFNVYPRDIEEVLYEHPSVQEAVVIGVPDPYRGEDVKAFVVLKAEKSATEEDIINFCKQNLSAYKVPRQVEFREQLPKTGVGKILRRALRDEVVKK